The Sphingosinicella flava genome includes the window TATGGCCGGACCCGGCGAGGACGAAGCGGAGCGGGCCGTTGAAATGATGCGTGATCTTCCACACGCTCTTCGCCGGAGCGATGTGGTCCTCGCGGCCCGCCTGGATGTAGGTGGGCGTTTTTACCCGAGAAAGGTCGATCGGCACGCCCGCGACCTCCAGGGCGCCGGGCTGGACGAGCTTGTTGTCGCGATAGAGGTCGCGCAGATAGGCTTGGTGCCACTTGGCGGGCAGGTTGGTCGTATCGCCGTTCCAGTGGAGCAGGTCGAAGGGCGGATAATCCTCGCCCTTCAGGTAATTGGCGGTGACGTAGTTCCACACGAGATCGCGCCCGCGCAGCATGTTGAAGGTGGCGGCCATGTAGCGGCCGTCCATCACGCCTTTTTCCGCCGATAGAGCCTCGATCATCCCCAGCTGCTCGTCGGTGACGAAAAGGGAGAGATCGCCAGCATCCGAAAAATCGACCTGGGCGGTGAAGAAGGTGGCGCTGGCGACCTTGTCCGCCTCACCCGTCGCCTCGAGATAGGCGAGCGTCGCGGCGAGCGTCGTGCCCGCGACGCAATAGCCGATCGTATGGGCGGCGGGAACGCCGAGCAGGTCGCGCACCGTGTCGATAGCATCGACCTGACCCTGCAGAACGTAATCGTCCATCGTGACCCCGGCGAGGCTCTCGTCCGCCGACTTCCACGACACGACGAAGACGGTGAGGCCCTGTTCGACCGCCCAGCGAATGAAGCTCTTCTGCGGGTTAAGGTCCAGGATGTAGAAACGGTTGATCCAGGGCGGGAAGATGACGAGCGGCGTTTCGAACACCTGCTCGGTCGACGGGCTATATTGGATGAGTTCGTAGAGCGGCGTGCGCTTCACGACCTTGCCGGGCGTTACCGCGATGTTGCGGCCGAGCTCGAAGGCATCCTCCGCCGTATGGGTGAGCTGTCCCTTCTCGATATCGCGGAGCATATGGGTAAGGCCGGTGAGCAGGCTTTCGCCCTTCGTCTCGACCGCGCGCTCCAGCACTTCGGGGTTGGTCAAAGGGAAGTTGGACGGGCTCATCGCATCGAGAAAGGCCTGAGTGGCGAAACGAAGCTGCTCCTTCTGCTTTGGATCCAGGCCTTCCGCGGCGTCCACGCTGCCGAGCATGCGGTCGCAGATGAGGAGGTAGCTTTGACGGAGCAGGTCGAAGAGCGGGTGCGCTTTCCATTGCGCCGCCGAAAAGCGCCGGTCGCGATCGGCCCGCGCCTCGATCGCCTTCCTTTCATCCGCCGAACCGGACAGCATCTTTTCCCAAATGGACAGACCTTGCGTCCACAACTCGGCCTGTGCCTTGGCGAGCTTTCCGGGGTCGGTCAGGTCACCGGCATTGGGCCAAAGCGCGTGCAGCGCGGGGAATGTCCCGACATGCTCCTGCATCTGATCGACCTGCCGCGCGGCGAAGCCGAGCATCATCTCCTGCGCCTGGGCCATCAGCTGCGTCCATTGCTGGACGCCTTCAAGACCGATCGAAGGGCTATCCTTGTCCTGCGTCATCTTCGCTCTCTCCGGCACCGGATGTTAGCGGAGGCAAGTCCCGGATGCCAGAGAGGGAGTCAGGCGCTGAAGATGCGGATCGCGCCTTAACGCCGCGTCACCCGGATTTCCGCGGCGCGCTGTTGATCGGGAAGGGTGAAGCGGATCGTCTTCGCCGCGGCATCGCGGTCAT containing:
- a CDS encoding PHA/PHB synthase family protein, which gives rise to MTQDKDSPSIGLEGVQQWTQLMAQAQEMMLGFAARQVDQMQEHVGTFPALHALWPNAGDLTDPGKLAKAQAELWTQGLSIWEKMLSGSADERKAIEARADRDRRFSAAQWKAHPLFDLLRQSYLLICDRMLGSVDAAEGLDPKQKEQLRFATQAFLDAMSPSNFPLTNPEVLERAVETKGESLLTGLTHMLRDIEKGQLTHTAEDAFELGRNIAVTPGKVVKRTPLYELIQYSPSTEQVFETPLVIFPPWINRFYILDLNPQKSFIRWAVEQGLTVFVVSWKSADESLAGVTMDDYVLQGQVDAIDTVRDLLGVPAAHTIGYCVAGTTLAATLAYLEATGEADKVASATFFTAQVDFSDAGDLSLFVTDEQLGMIEALSAEKGVMDGRYMAATFNMLRGRDLVWNYVTANYLKGEDYPPFDLLHWNGDTTNLPAKWHQAYLRDLYRDNKLVQPGALEVAGVPIDLSRVKTPTYIQAGREDHIAPAKSVWKITHHFNGPLRFVLAGSGHIAGVVNPPEAQKYQYWTNDDAVETLDDFIAGAAKTKGSWWPDWLAWIGTRSGKKIPAAKARIPGKGKLKALEDAPGTYVRTP